One window of the Leptotrichia massiliensis genome contains the following:
- a CDS encoding LacI family DNA-binding transcriptional regulator — MKIEEIAKLSGFSKSTVSRVISNNGYVSKETKEKILKIIEEVNYIPNGIARSLSSNKSNTVAVIIPDIQNSYFGDIIKGISNIMDKNNLHMLVYSTDENIKKEKKVFQNVIEQRPSGIILSISLQHHKKKDIKVLLDSGIPFVLFDRQIFDETFTGVFFDDIKGGYLATEALINSGHENIAIITGPFSTTNGLNRLEGYKKAMLEKNKKISEENIYEGNFHFDSGYENTKKILEKNKEITAIFICNNEMTLGALQAIREKNLKIPDDIAIVSYDNHKYFEILGINISAVNRDIEETGMEIAKLLLEEMKNSSRSKKIVIVSPTLILRNSEKLVKIKD; from the coding sequence ATGAAAATAGAAGAAATAGCTAAATTATCAGGATTTTCAAAATCAACAGTATCTCGTGTGATTTCAAATAATGGTTATGTTAGTAAAGAAACAAAAGAAAAAATATTAAAAATTATTGAAGAGGTAAATTATATACCAAATGGAATCGCCCGTTCCTTATCTAGCAATAAGTCAAATACAGTAGCTGTAATTATACCAGATATTCAAAATTCATATTTTGGAGATATAATAAAGGGAATTTCTAACATAATGGATAAAAATAATTTACATATGCTTGTTTACAGTACTGATGAGAATATAAAAAAAGAAAAAAAAGTATTTCAAAATGTAATTGAACAAAGACCAAGTGGTATTATCCTTTCGATATCTCTTCAGCATCATAAAAAAAAGGATATAAAAGTATTGCTTGATTCAGGTATTCCTTTTGTTTTATTTGACAGACAAATTTTTGATGAAACTTTTACGGGAGTATTTTTTGATGATATAAAAGGTGGTTATTTAGCAACAGAAGCATTAATTAATTCAGGACATGAAAATATTGCGATAATTACAGGACCTTTTTCTACAACAAATGGATTAAATAGGTTAGAAGGATACAAAAAAGCAATGTTGGAAAAAAACAAAAAAATATCTGAAGAAAATATATATGAAGGGAATTTTCACTTTGATAGCGGATATGAAAACACAAAAAAAATTCTTGAAAAAAATAAGGAAATAACTGCAATCTTTATATGTAATAATGAAATGACTTTAGGAGCATTGCAGGCAATAAGAGAAAAAAATCTAAAAATACCCGATGACATAGCGATAGTATCCTATGATAATCATAAATATTTTGAAATATTAGGAATAAATATAAGTGCAGTAAATAGAGACATAGAAGAAACAGGAATGGAAATAGCGAAACTTTTACTTGAAGAGATGAAAAATAGTAGCAGAAGTAAGAAAATAGTTATCGTTTCTCCTACTTTAATTCTCAGAAATTCCGAAAAATTAGTAAAAATTAAAGATTAA
- a CDS encoding RbsD/FucU family protein gives MLKNIPKNLSPELLKILCEMGHGDEIVIGDGNFPAASHAQRLIRSDASCVAELLESILEILPLDTYVESAVSLMKTGSEYVGEPEVWSVYRKTLEKHEEFKDFEFVERFEFYERAKKAYAIIATSEEAIYANVILKKGIIK, from the coding sequence ATGCTTAAAAATATACCTAAAAATTTAAGTCCAGAATTACTGAAAATATTATGTGAAATGGGACACGGAGATGAAATTGTGATAGGAGATGGAAACTTTCCCGCTGCAAGTCATGCACAAAGACTTATCAGATCAGATGCAAGCTGTGTAGCAGAACTTCTAGAATCAATACTAGAAATATTGCCCCTTGATACGTATGTAGAAAGTGCAGTTTCATTAATGAAAACAGGAAGCGAGTATGTAGGAGAACCTGAAGTATGGAGTGTTTATAGAAAAACTTTAGAAAAACATGAAGAATTTAAAGACTTTGAATTTGTAGAAAGATTTGAATTTTATGAAAGAGCAAAAAAGGCATACGCCATAATTGCTACATCTGAAGAAGCTATTTATGCAAATGTTATTTTAAAGAAAGGAATTATAAAATAA